One region of Primulina tabacum isolate GXHZ01 chromosome 17, ASM2559414v2, whole genome shotgun sequence genomic DNA includes:
- the LOC142531901 gene encoding IRK-interacting protein-like, whose amino-acid sequence MAATYREQSENVSENDVSRRDIQDAIAKAVELRALHSALMQGTSPKDVRFPLLSPVSRHARQLSARDYPVFTPTREDESLPGYQKILLQNRNHAESWGEQALSGGNADETESSDYRTMDASFIKGLPLELMNLEGHVCPSEDQYSMAGYTKSRRSSLGDLKSLTSCNNCQPASISSECLGIFKNDQKSKSVVPSPKSHSSVHSQPRNKGMKFSWLFPKLKKKNRNDNAPLIQSQPTEVSQVLSDSGTISIDAMKKEVAEANKSRDAALVEVSDMKVSLGELSQKLEYLETYCEGHRKALTQVVEVKNSQSDGAMKKLSKRGKLFDGSAENLMPVSEEAMVEGFLQIVSEARLSVKQFCKILIGWIQDSDHSLMDNLNSILQPYNLSLNSKQSKAVLYHLEAVINQSLYQDFENCVFQRNGTPKFLDPQQDRQEKFQSFATLRNLRWNDVLRKGTKYYSEEFSKFCDQKMNGIVAILGRTRPWPEQLLQAFFVSVKCIWLVHLLAFSFDPPLSILRVEENRPFEARYEEDVFTDRQNIQGSSRVRIMVTPGFYVHDIVVRCKVICRYK is encoded by the exons ATGGCGGCAACTTATCGAGAACAGAGCGAAAATGTTAGCGAAAATGATGTTAGCAGGCGAGATATTCAAGACGCCATTGCTAAAGCTGTGGAACTCAGGGCGCTTCACTCCGCTTTAATGCAGGGAACTAGTCCCAAAGACGTGAGATTCCCTTTGCTTTCCCCTGTTTCTCGCCATGCTCGACAACTCTCAGCTAGAGATTACCCTGTGTTTACCCCT ACTCGTGAAGATGAATCTTTACCAGGGTATCAGAAAATTCTGCTGCAGAATCGAAATCACGCAGAAAGTTGGGGAGAACAGGCTTTGAGTGGTGGAAATGCAGATGAAACAGAATCATCAGATTACCGCACGATGGATGCATCTTTCATAAAAGGGTTGCCTTTAGAATTAATGAACTTGGAGGGACACGTATGCCCTTCAGAAGATCAATATTCCATGGCAGGTTACACTAAGTCTAGGAGAAGCAGCTTAGGGGACTTAAAATCACTCACATCTTGCAACAATTGCCAGCCTGCGTCGATAAGTAGCGAATGCCTTGGCATATTCAAGAATGACCAGAAGTCTAAAAGTGTTGTTCCGTCCCCTAAGTCACACTCTTCTGTTCATTCGCAACCAAGAAATAAAGGGATGAAGTTTTCATGGTTGTTCCCTAAGCTAAAGAAGAAGAATAGAAATGACAATGCACCTCTTATTCAGTCACAACCCACCGAAGTCTCCCAAGTTCTTAGTGACTCGGGGACGATATCAATCGATGCAATGAAGAAAGAGGTGGCAGAAGCTAATAAAAGCAGAGATGCCGCATTGGTTGAAGTTTCCGATATGAAGGTATCATTAGGGGAACTAAGTCAGAAGTTAGAGTATTTAGAGACTTATTGTGAGGGACATAGAAAGGCCTTAACACAAGTTGTGGAAGTGAAGAATTCTCAATCAGATGGAGCGATGAAAAAGCTTTCAAAACGAGGGAAATTGTTTGATGGGAGTGCAGAAAACTTGATGCCAGTGAGTGAGGAAGCAATGGTGGAGGGATTCTTGCAGATAGTGTCGGAAGCAAGATTATCCGTTAAGCAATTCTGCAAGATTTTAATCGGGTGGATTCAAGATAGTGATCACTCTCTAATGGATAATCTGAACTCGATTCTTCAACCGTACAATCTGTCTCTGAATTCAAAACAATCAAAAGCTGTGCTATACCATTTAGAAGCTGTCATAAACCAATCCCTTTACCAAGATTTCGAGAACTGTGTGTTTCAAAGAAACGGTACTCCGAAGTTCTTGGATCCGCAACAAGACCGGCAAGAAAAGTTCCAATCCTTCGCCACATTGAGAAATCTACGATGGAATGATGTTTTGAGAAAAGGTACCAAGTATTACAGTGAAGAATTcagtaaattttgtgatcagaaAATGAATGGCATAGTTGCAATTTTAGGTCGGACCAGGCCATGGCCTGAGCAGCTCCTGCAAGCATTTTTCGTATCGGTAAAATGCATATGGTTGGTCCATTTACTCGCCTTCTCGTTTGATCCGCCTTTGAGTATATTGAGAGTCGAGGAAAATCGCCCTTTTGAAGCTCGCTACGAGGAAGACGTTTTCACAGATAGGCAGAACATTCAGGGTTCTAGCCGAGTCAGGATCATGGTAACGCCTGGTTTTTATGTGCATGATATTGTAGTTAGGTGTAAAGTTATTTGCAGATATAAATAG
- the LOC142531957 gene encoding uncharacterized protein LOC142531957 translates to MKEIQECPPDSQNTTNIVDEAISLVFGKEARGRVRGMGFGVTPSKVGASVKQNETVQQLQTMVQSLQQQMQQNQLEIQEMRSMFLQSMNKQNQQEQVASDGIGSGIGNEVGSNGDIDIGAKKNGDFDHVSQSNLRNVSPGDIRANTKCKLLHWCDDELVVAEGRIASTDPNTKVHHVVLGRSCWKVWVDKVLVEKVDLIRPNDEMQFLEDAIGSTVTWLSKFIVLCD, encoded by the exons ATG AAAGAAATACAAGAATGTCCACCTGATTCTCAAAACACAACTAATATTGTTGATGAAGCAATTAGCCTTGTGTTTGGCAAGGAAGCTCGAGGTAGAGTGCGTGGCATGGGCTTCGGAGTTACACCATCGAAAGTTGGAGCTTCTGTGAAACAAAATGAAACTGTTCAACAACTTCAAACTATGGTACAAAGCCTTCAACAACAAATGCAACAAAATCAGCTAGAAATTCAAGAAATGAGGTCCATGTTTTTACAAAGTATGAATAAAcaaaatcaacaagaacag GTTGCTAGTGATGGTATTGGTAGTGGTATCGGGAATGAAGTTGGTAGCAATGGTGATATCGATATTGGTGCCAAGAAAAATGGTGATTTTGATCATGTTTCTCAG TCAAATTTGAGGAATGTGAGTCCTGGAGATATTCGTGCTAATACTAAATGTAAGCTGCTTCATTGGTGTGATGATGAATTAGTTGTTGCAGAAGGTCGAATTGCATCCACAGATCCAAACACAAAAGTGCATCACGTTGTTCTTGGTAGATCTTGTTGGAAAGTTTGGGTTGATAAGGTTTTGGTGGAGAAAGTGGACCTAATTCGACCAAATGATGAAATGCAGTTTCTCGAGGACGCGATAGGAAGCACAGTCACATGGTTATCTAAATTTATAGTATTGTGCGATTGA
- the LOC142531956 gene encoding uncharacterized protein LOC142531956: MSKMVKKCSKGSVDEIQENISNRLLRMDSNNSANSSHDLHGKEPIDDEKTYKKKARGSSKLKMVSGQDKCKELERYEFGQPVGDNSLKYPSFLGCMIKEFVPYTLNGWNDISKEVKDRMWSCPQLTYKVDDCEKK; this comes from the exons ATGAGCAAAATGGTCAAAAAATGTAGCAAAGGATCTGTAGATGAAATTCAG GAAAATATATCTAATAGGTTATTGAGAATGGATTCTAACAATTCAGCTAATTCATCACATGATTTGCATGGTAAAGAACCAATTGATGATGAGAAAACATATAAGAAAAAGGCACGGGGTTCATCAAAGTTGAAAATGGTTAGTGGCCAAGACAAGTGTAAAGAGCTGGAGCGTTATGAGTTTGGACAGCCGGTTGGAGATAATTCATTGAAGTACCCTTCTTTCCTAGGTTGCATGATAAAAGAATTTGTGCCTTATACATTAAATGGATGGAATGACATAAGCAAAGAAGTGAAGGATAGGATGTGGAGCTGTCCTCAG CTGACTTACAAAGTTGATGATTgtgaaaagaaataa